In Bacillus horti, the following proteins share a genomic window:
- a CDS encoding ArsR/SmtB family transcription factor produces the protein MMEQDVSSRIMHEFKQNQNLLLAIGNETRQAILITLAQRAQNLGMRVGEIGKYTHLSRPAISHHLKILKDAGLVSMNREGTKNYYLLDAKTKVEGLQTLINQFLSLCK, from the coding sequence ATGATGGAACAAGACGTTAGCAGTCGTATTATGCATGAGTTTAAACAAAATCAAAACTTGCTTTTAGCCATAGGCAATGAAACCCGTCAAGCTATATTAATTACCTTGGCTCAGAGAGCACAGAACCTTGGCATGCGAGTGGGAGAAATCGGCAAGTACACCCATTTATCTCGTCCTGCCATTTCTCATCACCTTAAAATACTAAAGGATGCCGGACTGGTCAGCATGAATCGCGAGGGTACCAAAAATTATTATCTTTTGGATGCCAAAACTAAGGTAGAAGGCTTACAAACCCTGATTAATCAGTTCTTGTCATTGTGCAAATAG
- the pdaB gene encoding polysaccharide deacetylase family sporulation protein PdaB has translation MNIIWTINGRKLKRYALLIVAALFTAGLFYVQGDAFPVFQSTADTEEPRAIYKVATSDKKIALTFDISWGNERPGPILDVLESRGVKDATFFLSSPWAENHPDIVKRIHEQGFEIGSHGHKHDNYSTFKDDEIRQQLVKSNNILRSLTGKTPTLLRTPNGDYDKRVLRIAQELNFTVIQWNTDSRDWLNPGSDKIVQNVVEHVVPGDIILLHASDSSKQTHEALPQIIDRLQQDGYQFVTVSELLAGVKTNIKELQ, from the coding sequence ATGAATATCATTTGGACCATCAATGGCAGGAAGCTGAAGCGTTATGCCCTACTCATAGTAGCCGCATTATTTACGGCTGGGTTGTTCTATGTACAAGGAGATGCTTTCCCTGTGTTCCAGAGTACAGCAGATACCGAGGAGCCCAGAGCCATTTATAAAGTAGCTACCTCCGATAAAAAGATCGCCTTAACCTTTGACATATCCTGGGGAAATGAGAGACCAGGGCCAATTCTTGACGTTCTAGAAAGCAGGGGGGTCAAGGATGCTACCTTTTTTCTCTCATCTCCTTGGGCCGAGAATCACCCGGATATCGTTAAACGCATTCATGAACAAGGCTTCGAAATAGGCTCACATGGACATAAGCACGATAACTACAGTACATTTAAAGATGACGAAATCAGACAGCAGCTGGTCAAATCGAATAATATTTTGAGATCCTTAACAGGAAAAACTCCCACTTTACTACGTACCCCAAATGGGGATTATGATAAACGCGTTCTTAGGATTGCTCAGGAGTTAAATTTTACAGTGATTCAGTGGAACACAGACTCAAGGGATTGGCTCAACCCAGGTAGCGATAAAATCGTGCAAAACGTCGTAGAGCATGTCGTTCCGGGAGATATTATCCTGCTTCACGCTAGTGACTCCAGTAAACAAACGCATGAAGCATTACCTCAAATCATCGATCGACTACAACAGGATGGTTACCAGTTTGTTACCGTTTCTGAGCTTTTAGCAGGGGTCAAAACCAACATTAAAGAGCTACAATAA
- a CDS encoding putative holin-like toxin yields MPMEVFQALLLMISFATLVVLILSFDKKK; encoded by the coding sequence ATGCCCATGGAAGTATTTCAAGCATTGTTGCTAATGATTTCATTTGCGACTTTAGTCGTGTTAATACTTTCCTTTGATAAAAAGAAATAG
- a CDS encoding energy-coupling factor transporter transmembrane component T family protein — protein sequence MSALSRLPIGHYIAKPSVIHQLDPRVKIVLLLACLSLIFMANSFLSFTVAIGFVVLLFATAQISIIYMFRALKPLWILLIITFIFHLFLNREGTVLIEWGILRVYEQGVIQGIVVTLRILLLILLSSLLTLTTKPLVLTDGLEKLMSPLKVFRFPAHEIALMISISLRFIPTLLQEMDKIMKAQSARGASFQSRSLKKKATAFMAILIPLFIASFQRADELALAMEARGYRGGEGRTQYRKLRVTQLDYMAISVVIAFGALFLLLRAW from the coding sequence ATGAGTGCACTAAGCAGACTGCCCATTGGTCATTATATTGCAAAGCCCTCAGTTATCCATCAGTTAGACCCAAGAGTCAAAATTGTCCTGTTGCTAGCGTGTCTGAGCTTAATTTTTATGGCAAATAGCTTTCTGAGCTTTACTGTAGCTATAGGATTTGTTGTTTTGCTTTTTGCTACTGCTCAAATATCAATTATTTATATGTTTCGTGCCTTAAAGCCATTATGGATTTTACTCATCATCACGTTTATCTTTCATCTTTTTCTAAATAGAGAAGGGACTGTTCTGATTGAATGGGGCATCCTTCGTGTGTATGAGCAAGGAGTTATACAAGGTATTGTTGTTACATTACGAATTCTACTGCTTATCCTGCTCTCTTCTTTGCTTACCCTAACGACAAAGCCCTTAGTGTTAACGGATGGATTAGAAAAGCTGATGAGTCCACTAAAGGTATTCAGATTTCCGGCTCATGAGATCGCTCTGATGATCTCCATATCCTTACGTTTTATTCCTACCCTGCTTCAGGAGATGGATAAGATTATGAAGGCTCAAAGCGCTAGAGGTGCTTCCTTTCAGAGTAGAAGTCTAAAGAAAAAAGCTACTGCCTTTATGGCTATCCTAATCCCGTTGTTTATTGCCTCCTTTCAGCGAGCAGATGAATTAGCTTTAGCGATGGAAGCCAGGGGATATCGAGGGGGAGAGGGACGAACGCAATATAGAAAGCTGAGGGTTACTCAGCTTGATTACATGGCTATTTCTGTAGTTATCGCTTTTGGAGCTCTCTTTTTACTCTTAAGGGCATGGTAG
- a CDS encoding KinB-signaling pathway activation protein codes for MVSTLNIRRFLFMFLTTLLLGGITILATGLAIGWGDMTGGGDQASELVAAIIWMFIVGLLFSMISQMGFFAYLLVHRLGLGVFKPKLWTWIQVLLIAFVLFDLVYFRYIAFGTELDTWTQFTTLPIILLIVGLIAAFIKAKLTNSKAFIPALFFLTVVTTVEAVPAIIQNDQNWTTMMTTTILVCNLYQLLILQRLTKPIEQKA; via the coding sequence GTGGTGAGTACACTGAATATACGTAGATTTTTATTTATGTTTTTAACAACGCTCCTGCTCGGTGGGATAACCATATTAGCAACAGGGTTAGCGATTGGTTGGGGGGATATGACAGGTGGTGGAGACCAGGCTTCAGAGCTGGTTGCTGCGATCATCTGGATGTTTATCGTTGGATTGCTGTTTAGTATGATCAGTCAAATGGGCTTCTTTGCCTATCTGTTGGTGCATCGATTGGGCTTAGGGGTATTTAAACCGAAGCTGTGGACATGGATTCAAGTTCTATTAATTGCTTTTGTTTTATTTGATCTTGTCTACTTTAGGTATATTGCATTTGGTACAGAGCTAGATACTTGGACACAATTCACGACGTTGCCAATCATTTTGCTTATTGTAGGTTTAATTGCCGCTTTCATTAAAGCGAAATTGACAAACAGTAAGGCGTTTATTCCTGCATTGTTTTTTCTGACAGTGGTTACGACCGTTGAGGCTGTGCCTGCTATTATTCAGAACGACCAAAATTGGACGACGATGATGACAACGACGATTCTGGTATGTAATCTGTATCAGCTCTTGATTTTACAGCGTTTAACGAAACCGATTGAACAAAAGGCTTAA
- a CDS encoding SMI1/KNR4 family protein: protein MKDEFLIHRTLHSLKSTLEKQNNIMKILDTTGQLYDTSCTFYDSATENDIQLLEHNIGKQLPLDYRHFLKICNGCSLFDMLDYGGENQLYSFEKILLYHETNLDFPDKLAIGYILGDSILIDLNKTTTNTGNYLHRTVVGQPPSESTPFNSNFETWLTRFIVAQGNKYWEW, encoded by the coding sequence ATGAAGGATGAGTTTCTTATTCACAGAACTTTGCACTCATTAAAAAGCACATTAGAAAAACAAAATAATATCATGAAAATCCTTGATACTACTGGACAACTATATGATACGTCCTGTACATTTTATGATTCAGCTACTGAAAACGACATTCAACTTTTAGAACATAACATTGGGAAACAGCTTCCTCTAGATTATCGACATTTCCTTAAAATATGCAATGGTTGCAGTCTCTTTGATATGCTTGACTATGGTGGAGAAAATCAATTATATTCATTTGAAAAAATCTTACTCTATCATGAAACCAATCTAGATTTTCCAGATAAATTAGCTATTGGGTATATTCTTGGCGATTCTATCCTTATTGACCTTAACAAAACCACTACTAATACAGGTAACTATTTACATAGAACTGTTGTTGGACAACCTCCATCTGAAAGTACTCCTTTTAACTCTAACTTTGAAACTTGGCTGACTCGTTTTATAGTAGCCCAAGGTAACAAGTATTGGGAATGGTGA
- the gerD gene encoding spore germination lipoprotein GerD, translated as MLQPPTTKRFIMLSNSFLKKPKKSHKLPWTLLVFILLTILCSCSPKDNQNSADYNATKQMVLDILHTDEGKKAVEEAIGNEEAQKKMILEAPEVKKAVQESLLSEDNKKKLEELMGDPEFIKEYAKQLEEEHKKWLKDLMKDPEYRTSMQEILKDPEMEKQFLELTKSKEFRQQTMTVMKEAIQSPYFRLELLQLMSEVAKDSLGGEKKEGEGGEGGQESEGQGGGGSEDSGGG; from the coding sequence ATGCTTCAACCACCTACTACAAAAAGGTTCATAATGTTGTCGAATTCATTCCTAAAAAAACCAAAAAAATCACATAAACTTCCCTGGACATTACTTGTTTTTATCCTTCTCACCATATTATGCAGCTGTTCTCCAAAGGATAACCAGAATTCTGCCGACTACAATGCCACAAAACAAATGGTCCTAGACATCCTGCATACCGATGAAGGGAAAAAAGCCGTTGAAGAAGCAATCGGAAACGAAGAAGCACAGAAGAAGATGATCCTAGAAGCTCCCGAGGTGAAAAAAGCCGTTCAAGAGTCTTTGCTTAGCGAAGACAACAAAAAGAAGCTAGAGGAGCTAATGGGTGACCCTGAGTTTATTAAAGAATATGCCAAGCAGCTTGAAGAAGAACATAAAAAGTGGCTTAAGGACTTAATGAAGGACCCCGAGTATCGGACGTCCATGCAGGAAATCCTCAAGGATCCGGAAATGGAAAAACAGTTTCTTGAGCTAACAAAATCTAAGGAATTTCGCCAGCAAACGATGACGGTTATGAAAGAAGCGATCCAATCCCCTTATTTCCGTCTCGAGCTTCTCCAGCTCATGAGCGAGGTTGCTAAAGACAGTTTGGGAGGAGAAAAGAAGGAGGGTGAAGGGGGCGAAGGTGGCCAAGAAAGTGAAGGACAAGGAGGCGGCGGAAGTGAAGACAGCGGTGGTGGTTAA
- a CDS encoding aldo/keto reductase, which translates to MRWHLNRHTIIIPKSSNAQRIKENIQVFDFNLNEDEMESISKLDTGKRYFVNPKVSSEPHLR; encoded by the coding sequence TTGCGCTGGCATTTAAATCGTCATACCATCATCATCCCCAAGTCATCAAACGCGCAGCGGATTAAGGAGAATATCCAAGTATTCGACTTTAACTTGAATGAGGACGAGATGGAGAGCATTTCAAAGCTTGATACTGGCAAGCGATATTTTGTCAATCCAAAAGTATCTAGTGAACCCCATTTACGTTAA
- a CDS encoding aldo/keto reductase, which translates to MESFVMAANGVKIPQLGFGVYKIKQGKNGAFEQTIREAIKVGYRHFDTARIYGNEEALGQAIANSGVSREDFFLTSKVWTTDLGYEETHQAFRESCKRMKTTYLDMYLIHFAAPLYVEAWKALEQLYEEGKIKVIGVANFGPEHFEHLKKYAKIQPMINQVETHPLFQQKSLREYMSRHQILHEAWGPLGQGNASLFDNEELNIIARRHNKTVGKSFCAGI; encoded by the coding sequence ATGGAATCATTCGTAATGGCAGCAAACGGTGTGAAAATCCCCCAGCTGGGATTTGGTGTTTATAAAATCAAACAAGGGAAAAACGGAGCTTTCGAACAGACAATCCGTGAAGCCATTAAAGTGGGCTATCGTCATTTTGATACAGCACGTATCTATGGAAATGAAGAGGCTTTAGGCCAGGCGATAGCAAATAGCGGTGTCTCTCGAGAAGATTTTTTTCTAACCTCTAAGGTGTGGACCACTGATCTGGGGTATGAAGAGACACATCAAGCTTTTAGGGAAAGTTGTAAGAGGATGAAGACTACTTATCTCGATATGTATCTCATTCATTTTGCTGCTCCACTTTATGTTGAAGCTTGGAAAGCGCTGGAGCAATTGTATGAGGAAGGTAAGATAAAAGTCATTGGTGTAGCTAACTTTGGGCCTGAGCATTTTGAACACTTGAAGAAATATGCCAAGATACAGCCAATGATTAATCAAGTAGAGACACATCCGCTATTTCAACAGAAATCACTACGTGAGTATATGTCTCGTCATCAAATATTGCATGAAGCATGGGGTCCTTTGGGTCAAGGGAATGCTTCCTTGTTTGATAATGAGGAACTGAATATCATTGCACGTCGACATAACAAGACAGTAGGCAAGTCATTTTGCGCTGGCATTTAA
- a CDS encoding histone acetyltransferase HPA2, with amino-acid sequence MCKLKEMDDQDFEWFIEQAVHNFAQDKVENGSWDKETAIDQSRQAFSSLLPQISF; translated from the coding sequence ATGTGTAAGCTTAAGGAAATGGATGATCAGGATTTTGAATGGTTTATCGAACAAGCTGTTCATAACTTTGCCCAAGATAAAGTAGAGAATGGGAGCTGGGACAAAGAAACAGCTATAGATCAGTCTAGACAAGCTTTTTCTAGCTTGCTTCCTCAAATCAGTTTTTAA
- the rplM gene encoding 50S ribosomal protein L13: protein MRTTFMAKPHEVERKWYLIDAEGQTLGRLASEVASILRGKTKPEFTPHVDTGDFVIVINAEKIRLTGNKLQDKKYYRHSGHPGGLRETSAGELLQKFPERLIEFAVKGMLPKNTLGRQQGMKLHVYAGSKHKHQAQQPEVYELRG from the coding sequence ATGCGTACCACATTTATGGCAAAGCCGCATGAAGTAGAACGTAAATGGTACTTAATAGACGCTGAAGGTCAAACACTTGGTCGTCTAGCGAGTGAAGTTGCTAGCATTTTACGTGGAAAAACTAAACCTGAATTCACACCACATGTTGATACAGGTGACTTCGTTATTGTTATTAACGCAGAGAAAATCAGATTAACAGGAAACAAGCTGCAAGATAAGAAATACTATCGCCACTCTGGTCATCCAGGTGGATTAAGAGAAACGTCTGCAGGAGAATTGCTACAAAAGTTCCCTGAAAGATTGATCGAATTTGCAGTAAAAGGAATGCTTCCAAAGAACACTTTAGGTCGTCAGCAAGGTATGAAGCTACACGTTTACGCTGGAAGCAAGCACAAGCATCAAGCACAACAACCTGAAGTTTACGAACTTCGCGGATAA
- a CDS encoding Mrp/NBP35 family ATP-binding protein, which translates to MLTEEQVLNILKKIKAPDLEQSIVDLGLVRDLKIQADNVSLKIAVAQAGSQEQMQVQQEIVQALKQAGAETVGLRFEELSEQDLAALRGQGNGQNQGQNKFPSLLAPESKTVFIAVTSGKGGVGKSTVTVNLATALQRLGKRVGVIDADIYGFSVPDMMGIDERPEVEGEVIHPVEKDGVKVMSMGFFVEDNSPVIWRGPMLGKMLKNFFTEVEWGELDYLVLDLPPGTGDVALDVHQMLPQSKEIIVTTPHTTAAFVAARAGAMALKTNHEILGVVENMSYYPLPDGSKDYIFGQGGGEKLAANLKSELIAQIPLGQPNKLESDDRLLTGIYPADSLIGGLYSSLAETVVKKTTN; encoded by the coding sequence GTGTTAACGGAAGAGCAGGTATTGAATATTTTAAAGAAGATAAAAGCTCCTGATTTAGAACAAAGTATTGTAGATTTAGGCTTAGTGCGTGACTTAAAGATTCAGGCTGATAATGTCAGCTTAAAAATAGCGGTAGCTCAAGCTGGAAGCCAGGAGCAAATGCAGGTGCAGCAGGAGATAGTTCAGGCATTGAAGCAGGCTGGTGCTGAAACGGTGGGCTTGCGTTTTGAGGAGTTATCCGAGCAGGATTTGGCTGCACTGCGTGGCCAGGGCAATGGTCAGAATCAAGGGCAAAACAAGTTCCCTTCTTTATTAGCTCCAGAAAGTAAGACTGTATTTATTGCTGTCACAAGTGGTAAGGGTGGCGTAGGGAAGTCTACGGTTACTGTAAATTTAGCAACAGCCTTGCAGCGATTAGGAAAGCGAGTTGGCGTCATTGATGCAGACATCTATGGCTTTAGTGTTCCTGATATGATGGGTATTGATGAGCGTCCTGAGGTTGAAGGTGAAGTGATTCATCCTGTTGAGAAGGATGGAGTGAAGGTGATGTCGATGGGCTTTTTTGTTGAAGATAATTCACCAGTGATTTGGCGTGGTCCTATGCTTGGTAAAATGCTGAAAAATTTCTTTACTGAGGTAGAGTGGGGCGAATTAGATTATTTAGTTCTTGATCTACCTCCTGGAACTGGGGATGTGGCGTTAGACGTCCACCAAATGCTTCCTCAGAGCAAGGAGATCATTGTGACGACTCCTCATACTACGGCAGCGTTTGTAGCGGCTAGAGCGGGTGCTATGGCTTTAAAAACGAATCATGAGATTTTGGGTGTCGTTGAAAATATGTCGTACTATCCATTGCCTGATGGAAGCAAGGATTATATCTTTGGACAGGGCGGTGGAGAAAAGCTTGCTGCAAATCTCAAATCAGAGCTTATCGCTCAGATTCCACTTGGTCAGCCTAATAAGCTAGAGAGTGATGATAGGCTCTTGACAGGAATATATCCTGCGGATTCATTAATTGGAGGCTTATACAGTAGCTTAGCGGAAACTGTGGTTAAAAAAACAACGAACTAG
- the cwlD gene encoding N-acetylmuramoyl-L-alanine amidase CwlD: protein MKLSMKKVILFCLGSAALIYIFNLQISYTISDSTWSLPLSGKIIVIDPGHGGLDGGAVSRDGVVEKEIALNISIYLRDLLQESGALVKMTRESDTELSTQEDKERGRRKATDLKNRAHFINTSDGDYLVSIHLNSITSPKWRGAQTFYHPQLESNQELAKLVQDELKRNLENTDRQSKKNQDIFILRQATLPSVLVEVGFLSNPEESTLLSTVEYQKKVAASIYQGVLRHAAGEKLP from the coding sequence ATGAAGCTGAGCATGAAAAAGGTTATCCTGTTTTGTCTAGGGAGTGCGGCACTAATCTATATTTTTAATTTGCAAATCTCATATACAATATCTGATTCTACCTGGAGTCTTCCGCTCTCGGGAAAAATTATTGTCATTGATCCCGGACATGGGGGCTTAGATGGGGGAGCGGTAAGCAGGGACGGAGTGGTTGAGAAGGAGATAGCTCTGAACATTTCTATATATTTGAGAGATCTCTTGCAGGAATCAGGGGCCCTCGTTAAAATGACTAGGGAGTCGGATACAGAGCTTTCCACGCAAGAGGATAAGGAGAGGGGCAGAAGGAAAGCGACCGATCTGAAGAATCGAGCTCATTTCATTAATACCAGTGATGGAGACTACCTAGTGAGCATACATCTAAATAGCATTACATCTCCTAAGTGGAGAGGAGCACAGACTTTTTATCATCCTCAGCTTGAGAGTAATCAGGAGCTGGCTAAACTAGTACAGGATGAGCTAAAGCGTAATCTTGAAAATACAGATCGTCAATCTAAGAAAAATCAGGATATTTTTATTTTGAGGCAGGCCACTTTGCCAAGTGTGTTAGTGGAGGTTGGCTTTCTATCTAACCCTGAGGAGTCAACCTTGTTAAGTACGGTGGAGTATCAGAAAAAGGTGGCGGCCTCGATCTATCAAGGAGTTCTAAGACATGCAGCAGGTGAAAAACTACCTTAA
- a CDS encoding GNAT family N-acetyltransferase, with protein sequence MDSQGVKVGYLWFAIKEEEAERPYAFLYEIFLLPEARGQGIGEAAIELMKKEAKAQGVDKIWLHVFGHNESAYRFYKRLGFTVTDYTMSIQTDI encoded by the coding sequence CTGGACTCACAGGGAGTTAAAGTGGGTTATCTTTGGTTTGCTATTAAAGAAGAAGAGGCGGAAAGGCCGTATGCCTTTCTCTATGAAATATTTCTCCTACCAGAAGCACGTGGCCAGGGCATTGGAGAAGCGGCTATTGAGCTAATGAAGAAAGAGGCGAAGGCACAAGGCGTAGACAAGATATGGCTTCATGTTTTTGGTCATAATGAAAGTGCTTATAGATTCTATAAGAGACTAGGTTTTACAGTCACCGATTACACAATGAGTATACAAACGGATATTTAA
- the truA gene encoding tRNA pseudouridine(38-40) synthase TruA yields the protein MNEHEEEGFLGSSRELNRFKCTVSYDGTHYHGFQIQTNALSVQEKLEQALKRMHNEPVAVVGSGRTDAGVHARGQVFHFDSPLEIRMDKWTLALNSYLPKDIRIQSTEPIHADFHARHDVTRKQYRYHIYRSRLENPNRRLYWAHVPYGLDMDAIRAAAKVLEGEHDFTAFSSAKSDANHRVRTIKRLDIEERKVEDGEEIVLICEGNGFLYNMVRIIAGTLIDVGRGRSSIEQVQQALKLKERRLAGKTAPAHGLNLWWVAYD from the coding sequence GTGAATGAACACGAAGAAGAAGGCTTTTTGGGTTCATCCAGAGAGTTAAATCGTTTTAAATGCACCGTATCGTATGATGGTACCCATTATCATGGCTTTCAGATTCAAACAAATGCTTTATCTGTTCAGGAGAAGCTAGAGCAGGCTCTCAAACGCATGCACAATGAGCCTGTTGCTGTAGTTGGTTCAGGAAGAACGGATGCTGGTGTTCACGCAAGAGGGCAGGTTTTTCACTTTGATAGCCCTCTAGAGATCAGAATGGACAAATGGACGCTAGCGCTGAACTCCTATTTACCAAAGGATATTCGCATTCAGTCTACAGAGCCCATACATGCTGATTTCCATGCTAGACATGATGTGACCAGAAAGCAGTATCGTTATCATATCTATCGTTCTAGGCTGGAAAATCCGAACAGGCGATTATACTGGGCTCATGTGCCTTATGGGCTAGATATGGACGCTATTCGAGCAGCAGCTAAGGTTTTAGAAGGAGAGCATGACTTCACCGCCTTTAGCTCTGCAAAATCGGATGCTAATCACCGTGTGAGAACGATTAAACGTCTAGATATCGAAGAGCGTAAGGTGGAGGACGGAGAAGAAATTGTCCTGATTTGTGAAGGAAATGGATTTTTATATAATATGGTGCGGATTATTGCAGGAACGCTGATCGATGTGGGGCGGGGCAGAAGCTCTATTGAACAGGTACAGCAGGCTCTCAAGTTAAAAGAACGTAGACTAGCAGGAAAGACGGCCCCAGCACATGGATTAAACCTATGGTGGGTGGCATATGATTGA
- the rpsI gene encoding 30S ribosomal protein S9, with product MAQVTYYGTGRRKHSVARVRLVPGDGNIVINKRSIDEFFGLETLKLIVKQPLRLTETEGQYDVLVNVNGGGFTGQAGAIRHGIARALLKADPEFRSVLKRAGFLTRDPRMKERKKYGLKAARRAPQFSKR from the coding sequence TTGGCACAAGTAACTTATTATGGTACAGGTCGTCGTAAGCATTCTGTAGCTCGCGTACGTTTAGTACCTGGTGATGGAAACATTGTAATTAACAAACGTAGCATAGATGAATTTTTCGGATTAGAGACGTTAAAGCTGATCGTTAAGCAACCTCTACGTCTGACTGAAACAGAAGGTCAATATGACGTATTAGTAAACGTTAACGGTGGTGGATTTACAGGTCAAGCGGGAGCGATCCGTCATGGTATCGCACGTGCTTTATTGAAAGCAGATCCTGAATTCCGTAGCGTTCTTAAGCGCGCAGGATTCTTAACGCGTGATCCACGTATGAAAGAGCGTAAGAAATACGGTCTTAAAGCTGCACGTCGTGCACCTCAGTTCTCAAAACGTTAA
- a CDS encoding stage II sporulation protein M: MGALRKLLSESKNFMLLAALLMLFGAWMGYANHEMFMELIAQVFDQLEELLEQTEENDSPAFMAGLIFGNNVRAALMMLGLGAIIFIIPAISLFVNGLAVGFILKVSAIGGISPLALFTYGILPHGILELPAIIMAGGIGIFLGWRLVRWIFRMIALAINPDGRSGEHFREETQPVLKTRLKGLAIFTVGLVIVLFFAAVIEGYVTPGLLEQQMEQISLSWQKN, encoded by the coding sequence ATGGGTGCGTTAAGGAAGCTTTTGTCAGAGAGTAAGAATTTTATGCTGCTTGCTGCACTGTTAATGTTATTTGGTGCATGGATGGGGTATGCAAATCACGAAATGTTTATGGAATTAATTGCTCAGGTCTTTGACCAGCTAGAGGAGCTTTTAGAACAGACAGAAGAGAACGACTCTCCAGCATTTATGGCTGGTTTGATCTTTGGTAACAATGTGCGGGCGGCCTTAATGATGTTGGGCTTAGGTGCCATTATCTTTATCATTCCAGCTATTTCTCTATTTGTTAACGGATTAGCTGTTGGTTTTATTCTAAAGGTATCAGCAATTGGGGGGATTTCTCCACTAGCGTTATTCACCTATGGGATTCTGCCTCATGGTATTCTTGAGCTTCCAGCGATTATTATGGCTGGAGGAATAGGGATTTTCCTGGGCTGGAGATTAGTCCGCTGGATATTTAGAATGATTGCTTTAGCTATTAATCCAGATGGTAGGTCAGGAGAACACTTCAGGGAAGAAACGCAGCCTGTCCTAAAGACTAGGCTAAAAGGACTTGCTATTTTTACGGTGGGACTTGTCATTGTCCTATTTTTTGCAGCAGTCATTGAAGGCTATGTCACTCCGGGCTTGCTAGAGCAGCAAATGGAACAGATTAGTCTAAGCTGGCAAAAAAATTAA